One stretch of Macaca nemestrina isolate mMacNem1 chromosome 17, mMacNem.hap1, whole genome shotgun sequence DNA includes these proteins:
- the LOC105473501 gene encoding TBC1 domain family member 26 isoform X2: protein MEMDEDPDTLPAQGQGNTIITKYEQGHRAGAAADTGNEQVNIRKYMNHLGIVHETELPPIRALEVKQRRKESKRTNKWLKMFAEWPKYRNTKKLSQRVYKGIPLVVRGQAWSLLLDINKVKSQNPGKYKVMKEKGKRSSRIIHRIQLDVNSILQNHMMFIQRCGVKQQELCDILVAYSAYNPEVGYHRDLSHITAILLLYLPEEDAFWALTQLLAVFYSPDAAQLERLLSHQKQVLHKSFPKIMRHLGKEGLCIEGSMLMRLLRCFLDAKSFGLTMRLWDVLILEGKRLLTAMAHASFKIHRKRLMKLSWSTIWEFQERLSQSWALEDNRVLRNLQASMKELTKKHWDLPPPGSLLQNAHCYTIAWGLQSNPGKDSCTSRASDDFHAHPSQKAVLNPGCHLPAQKRRNKGQPAADQSQKEMKCECVAFLTPSQDFGHKNRLQLWPLTRTRNAPIQAGVPWLLFSLLPPSPRLSVLGSENLPVFRRKCSFIMT, encoded by the exons ATGGAGATGGATGAGGACCCGGATACCCTGCCTGCCCAGGGGCAAGGCAACACCATCATTACTAAGTATGAGCAG GGACACCGAGCTGGGGCAGCAGCGGACACGGGGAATGAGCAGGTCAACATCAGGAAATACATGAATCACCTCGGGATTGTGCA TGAGACGGAACTGCCCCCGATAAGAGCCCTGGAGGTGAAG CAAAGACGCAAGGAAAGTAAACGTACCAACAAGTGGCTAAAGATGTTTGCAGAATGGCCAAAATATAGGAACACCAAGAAG CTGTCTCAAAGAGTATACAAAGGCATCCCCCTGGTGGTGCGGGGCCAGGCATGGTCACTTTTGCTAGATATTAACAAAGTCAAGTCCCAGAATCCAGGCAAATATAAG GTCATGaaggagaagggcaagaggtCCTCCAGAATCATCCACCGCATCCAGCTAGATGTCAACAGCATCCTGCAGAACCACATGATGTTCATACAAAGATGTGGAGTCAA gCAGCAGGAATTATGTGACATCCTTGTGGCCTATTCTGCATATAACCCT GAGGTGGGCTACCACAGGGACCTGAGCCACATCACCGCCATCCTCCTCCTGTATCTGCCAGAGGAAGATGCTTTCTGGGCACTGACCCAGCTGCTGGCTG TATTCTACAGCCCAGATGCTGCCCAGCTTGAGAGGCTCCTATCACACCAGAAGCAGGTGTTGCACAAGTCCTTCCCGAAAATCATGAGACACCTG GGCAAGGAAGGGCTGTGCATTGAGGGTTCCATGCTGATGAGGCTCCTCCGGTGTTTCCTTGATGCG AAATCCTTCGGGCTCACCATGAGACTGTGGGATGTGCTCATCTTGGAGGGCAAGCGATTACTGACAGCCATGGCGCATGCATCTTTCAAAATACACAGGA AGCGCCTCATGAAGCTTTCCTGGAGCACCATCTGGGAGTTTCAGGAGCGACTGTCTCAGAGCTGGGCCCTGGAGGACAACAGAGTCCTCAGGAATCTTCAAGCCTCTATGAAGGAACTCACAAAAAAACACTGGGACCTGCCACCCCCAG GGAGCTTGCTACAAAATGCACATTGCTATACCATAGCCTGGGGCTTGCAATCCAACCCTGGCAAGGATTCCTGCACGTCAAGGGCCTCAGATGACTTTCATGCACACCCAAGTCAGAAGGCTGTCCTGAATCCTGGATGTCACCTTCCTGCCCAAAAAAGGAGGAACAAAGGTCAACCAGCAGCAGACCAGTCACAAAAAGAGATGAAATGTGAATGCGTGGCCTTCCTGACCCCCAGTCAAGACTTTGGGCACAAAAACAGGCTGCAGCTCTGGCCACTGACTCGTACCAGGAACGCCCCCATTCAGGCCGGTGTGCCCTGgctgctcttctccctcctgccaccctctCCTAGGCTGTCTGTGTTAGGAAGTGAGAACCTGCcagttttcagaagaaaatgtagCTTTATTATGACATAG
- the LOC105473501 gene encoding TBC1 domain family member 26 isoform X1 has translation MEMDEDPDTLPAQGQGNTIITKYEQGHRAGAAADTGNEQVNIRKYMNHLGIVHETELPPIRALEVKQRRKESKRTNKWLKMFAEWPKYRNTKKLSQRVYKGIPLVVRGQAWSLLLDINKVKSQNPGKYKVMKEKGKRSSRIIHRIQLDVNSILQNHMMFIQRCGVKQQELCDILVAYSAYNPEVGYHRDLSHITAILLLYLPEEDAFWALTQLLAGERHSLQVFYSPDAAQLERLLSHQKQVLHKSFPKIMRHLGKEGLCIEGSMLMRLLRCFLDAKSFGLTMRLWDVLILEGKRLLTAMAHASFKIHRKRLMKLSWSTIWEFQERLSQSWALEDNRVLRNLQASMKELTKKHWDLPPPAELEQWSSRVSPGIGPLHEGDRLAIPTPPAQLQELMPSVPLGQKPCTLPAWPNGAVPKAQAEVHQHEGASQEPRTEDCCLRGPESRDDGSLSPGEVRLCITRKHLSRNARPQLHTDPHAGGPCFLCCHFEHSSWDSEGASPEPRAEDCCPTGPEARDEGRMSPGEVRLRITRKHLSKKSMPQLHTDLHVRGPGASQEPRATGRSLGCPEVQDDSSLSPGEVRLCITRKHLSRNSTPQLHTDPHVGGPCFLRCHFEHGSWDSVTSPSSVDSSPGTTRRTPPSEPTGTATPGPAWVYDREEALREIRLQQGVPCPLLPSVEEQHGMEGAQAAPARLPRSPRWLLDLDFYCYFFFILYFCLLGLGKYLVGDLVPSRPQEGRLSMGFPQPQPGSSVPWGP, from the exons ATGGAGATGGATGAGGACCCGGATACCCTGCCTGCCCAGGGGCAAGGCAACACCATCATTACTAAGTATGAGCAG GGACACCGAGCTGGGGCAGCAGCGGACACGGGGAATGAGCAGGTCAACATCAGGAAATACATGAATCACCTCGGGATTGTGCA TGAGACGGAACTGCCCCCGATAAGAGCCCTGGAGGTGAAG CAAAGACGCAAGGAAAGTAAACGTACCAACAAGTGGCTAAAGATGTTTGCAGAATGGCCAAAATATAGGAACACCAAGAAG CTGTCTCAAAGAGTATACAAAGGCATCCCCCTGGTGGTGCGGGGCCAGGCATGGTCACTTTTGCTAGATATTAACAAAGTCAAGTCCCAGAATCCAGGCAAATATAAG GTCATGaaggagaagggcaagaggtCCTCCAGAATCATCCACCGCATCCAGCTAGATGTCAACAGCATCCTGCAGAACCACATGATGTTCATACAAAGATGTGGAGTCAA gCAGCAGGAATTATGTGACATCCTTGTGGCCTATTCTGCATATAACCCT GAGGTGGGCTACCACAGGGACCTGAGCCACATCACCGCCATCCTCCTCCTGTATCTGCCAGAGGAAGATGCTTTCTGGGCACTGACCCAGCTGCTGGCTGGTGAGAGACACTCCCTGCAGG TATTCTACAGCCCAGATGCTGCCCAGCTTGAGAGGCTCCTATCACACCAGAAGCAGGTGTTGCACAAGTCCTTCCCGAAAATCATGAGACACCTG GGCAAGGAAGGGCTGTGCATTGAGGGTTCCATGCTGATGAGGCTCCTCCGGTGTTTCCTTGATGCG AAATCCTTCGGGCTCACCATGAGACTGTGGGATGTGCTCATCTTGGAGGGCAAGCGATTACTGACAGCCATGGCGCATGCATCTTTCAAAATACACAGGA AGCGCCTCATGAAGCTTTCCTGGAGCACCATCTGGGAGTTTCAGGAGCGACTGTCTCAGAGCTGGGCCCTGGAGGACAACAGAGTCCTCAGGAATCTTCAAGCCTCTATGAAGGAACTCACAAAAAAACACTGGGACCTGCCACCCCCAG CCGAGCTGGAGCAATGGTCCTCGAGGGTGTCCCCTGGCATTGGGCCCCTCCATGAGGGGGACAGACTGgccatccccaccccaccagcTCAGCTCCAGGAGCTCATGCCATCAGTCCCCCTGGGACAAAAGCCTTGTACTCTGCCAGCCTGGCCTAACGGGGCTGTCCCCAAGGCCCAGGCTGAGGTCCATCAGCACGAAGGGGCTTCTCAAGAACCCAGAACAGAAGACTGCTGTCTGAGGGGCCCGGAGTCTCGAGATGACGGCAGCCTGTCCCCGGGTGAGGTCAGGCTTTGTATTACACGGAAACACTTGTCCAGGAACGCTAGGCCACAGCTCCACACAGACCCGCATGCCGGGGGTCCATGTTTCCTGTGCTGCCATTTTGAACACAGCTCCTGGGACTCTGAGGGAGCTTCCCCAGAACCCAGGGCAGAAGACTGCTGTCCGACGGGCCCAGAGGCTCGAGATGAGGGTAGGATGTCCCCTGGTGAGGTCAGGCTTCGTATTACACGGAAACATTTGTCCAAGAAGTCTATGCCACAGCTCCACACAGACCTGCATGTCAGGGGCCCAGGGGCTTCTCAAGAACCCAGGGCAACAGGCCGTTCTCTCGGGTGCCCAGAGGTTCAAGATGACAGCAGCCTGTCCCCCGGTGAGGTCAGGCTTTGTATTACACGGAAACACTTGTCCAGGAACTCTACACCACAGCTCCACACAGACCCGCATGTCGGGGGTCCATGTTTCCTGCGCTGCCATTTTGAACACGGCTCCTGGGACTCTGTCACTTCTCCATCTTCTGTGGACAGCAGCCCTGGAACAACAAGACGCACCCCGCCCAGTGAGCCCACTGGGACCGCAACACCAGGCCCTGCCTGGGTTTATGACAGGGAGGAGGCACTTCGAGAGATACGCCTGCAACAAGGTGTCCCCTGCCCGCTACTCCCCTCAGTAGAAGAACAACATGGCATGGAGGGAGCCCAGGCAGCACCTGCCCGGCTGCCTCGCAGCCCCAGATGGCTGCTGGACCTtgatttttactgttattttttttttattttatatttttgtcttctggGCCTTGGGAAATACTTAGTGGGGGACTTGGTCCCCTCACGGCCTCAGGAGGGAAGGCTGAGCATGGGGTTCCCACAGCCCCAGCCAGGCAGCAGCGTGCCCTGGGGCCCCTGA